The region ATGAGAATGTCCGCAGATAAAAATTTTCGGCGGATTCTGAGCCATTTCTTCCTTAATAACTGGGTTGTATTTTCCCGGATAACCTCCGATATGAGTAATCCAAACTGAAACATTTTCGCAAGAAAACCTGTTATTTAAAGGAAATTCCATTCTTGCTTTCGCATCGTCAATATTTCCGTAAACTGCTCTTAACGGTTTTAGCTTTTTAATTGTATCGGTTACAACCAAATCTCCAATATCACCAGCATGCCAAACTTCATCGGCCTGATTTACATATTTTAGAATCGTATCATCTATATGGCTGTGAGTATCCGAGAGCAGGAGGATTTTTTTCATTTTTTTTCAAAAAAGTGCAAAGGTTCAAAGATACAAAGATACAAAGGTTTTTTTGTAGAGACGCACCGCAGTGCGTGTTTCGTGTCGTT is a window of Flavobacterium crocinum DNA encoding:
- a CDS encoding metallophosphoesterase family protein produces the protein MKKILLLSDTHSHIDDTILKYVNQADEVWHAGDIGDLVVTDTIKKLKPLRAVYGNIDDAKARMEFPLNNRFSCENVSVWITHIGGYPGKYNPVIKEEMAQNPPKIFICGHSHILKVMFDKKNNLLHMNPGAAGKSGFHKVRTMLRFVIDDDKIKDLEIIEIGAK